One genomic window of uncultured delta proteobacterium includes the following:
- a CDS encoding putative acetolactate synthase large subunit (Evidence 3 : Function proposed based on presence of conserved amino acid motif, structural feature or limited homology): protein MAYPKKLWQGSEFLAATFAGYGVTHVFYIESVLRQTLIELERRNIRRIMTHSEKAAAYMADGYARASRRAGVCMAQSVGAANLASGMQEAYLAKSPVIAITGKKPSMYRYRHAYQEVDHWPLFEPVSKFNTSIEHASELPQAIRQLFREAVTGTPGPVHIDMPNHQAGIIERGDIASDLIIEKSFSRIPPFRPIPDPAAVKAAVDLIYKAERPLLVAGGGAVMSDAGAEITKLAERLNIPLATSVDGKGIMLENHPLSLGIMGGYGRACTNAIAAEADLVVFIGCSACDQTTKNWTLPSQETPVIQIDINPAELGRNYPNAVSVLGDAKAAAAAMAATLQAPHPNAAWTRKAAQALAEWRKSLIPARADSGSPIKVERLCQIIQDELPEDGILVSDTGFAAIWTASHIDLTKPRQRYIRAAGGSLGWAYPASLGVKCGAPDQPVVCFTGDGGFWYHVAEIETAVRYGIPTVTVVNNNRGLGMCRKQIHEMYGNAEGNRDEMYQFRAASFAQLAETMGAVGITVIEEKDLAPALGDAIRGGKPAVVEVITDITGDPQLY, encoded by the coding sequence GTGGCGTACCCCAAAAAATTGTGGCAAGGCAGTGAGTTTCTGGCAGCAACGTTCGCCGGGTACGGCGTAACGCACGTGTTTTATATAGAGTCTGTCTTGCGCCAAACGCTGATAGAGCTTGAACGGCGTAATATCCGCCGTATCATGACCCACTCCGAGAAAGCGGCCGCCTATATGGCGGACGGTTACGCCCGCGCAAGCCGCAGGGCCGGCGTATGCATGGCGCAGTCCGTTGGTGCCGCCAACCTGGCCTCCGGCATGCAGGAAGCGTATCTCGCGAAGTCTCCGGTTATCGCCATCACGGGCAAAAAGCCGTCCATGTACCGTTACCGCCATGCATACCAGGAAGTCGACCATTGGCCGCTGTTCGAGCCGGTCAGCAAATTTAATACCTCAATCGAGCACGCGAGCGAACTGCCCCAGGCCATCCGTCAACTTTTCCGGGAAGCCGTAACCGGAACCCCAGGCCCCGTGCACATTGACATGCCCAACCATCAGGCCGGGATAATAGAGCGGGGAGACATAGCTTCCGACCTCATCATTGAAAAAAGCTTCTCACGGATCCCGCCTTTCCGCCCCATCCCGGATCCGGCTGCCGTGAAGGCGGCTGTTGACCTCATTTACAAAGCCGAGCGCCCCCTGCTCGTGGCGGGCGGCGGCGCCGTCATGTCCGACGCGGGAGCGGAAATAACCAAGCTGGCCGAAAGGCTGAATATCCCCCTGGCGACCTCTGTGGACGGCAAGGGCATTATGCTCGAAAACCATCCCCTGAGCCTTGGGATCATGGGGGGATACGGCCGAGCCTGCACCAACGCCATTGCGGCGGAAGCCGACCTGGTTGTCTTCATCGGCTGCAGCGCGTGCGACCAGACCACGAAAAACTGGACGTTGCCCTCCCAGGAGACCCCGGTCATACAGATAGACATCAACCCGGCGGAGCTCGGGCGCAACTACCCCAACGCCGTGAGCGTGCTGGGCGACGCCAAGGCCGCGGCAGCCGCCATGGCGGCCACGCTGCAAGCCCCCCATCCCAATGCGGCCTGGACGCGGAAGGCCGCCCAAGCCCTTGCGGAATGGCGAAAGAGCCTCATTCCGGCCCGTGCGGATTCCGGCTCTCCCATCAAAGTCGAGCGGCTCTGCCAGATCATCCAGGACGAACTCCCGGAAGACGGCATCCTCGTTTCCGATACCGGGTTCGCCGCCATCTGGACCGCGTCGCATATCGATCTCACCAAACCGCGTCAGCGCTACATCCGCGCCGCGGGCGGCTCCCTCGGCTGGGCGTACCCTGCTTCCCTGGGCGTCAAATGCGGCGCGCCCGACCAGCCGGTCGTCTGCTTCACCGGGGACGGCGGCTTCTGGTACCACGTCGCGGAGATCGAGACCGCCGTGCGCTACGGCATTCCCACGGTAACCGTGGTCAACAACAACCGCGGTCTCGGCATGTGCCGCAAGCAAATTCACGAAATGTACGGCAACGCCGAAGGCAACCGCGATGAGATGTACCAGTTCCGGGCAGCGAGTTTTGCGCAGCTTGCCGAAACCATGGGAGCCGTCGGCATAACCGTCATCGAGGAAAAGGACCTGGCCCCCGCGCTCGGCGACGCCATACGCGGCGGAAAGCCCGCGGTGGTTGAAGTCATTACGGATATAACCGGCGACCCGCAGTTGTATTAG
- a CDS encoding Cytochrome c oxidase subunit III family protein, whose translation MTEHAPAAHKGDTEGARIGMWLFLFTELLLFGGLFLLYAVYFHRYPEAFHSGGKVLDRIHGTVNTVVLITSSLFVACSVSDLQRGNKKRARLLLLATVVCALIFLVIKYFEWSAKIHHGIYPNGPELVKLPPGEMLFFNLYYMMTGLHGIHVIIGGAAIIWVWQRIGTGAVTREQPVVLENVGLYWHLVDLVWIYLFPLFYLVV comes from the coding sequence ATGACTGAGCACGCCCCCGCCGCGCACAAGGGCGACACGGAAGGCGCCCGCATAGGCATGTGGCTGTTCCTGTTCACGGAACTGCTGCTGTTCGGCGGGTTGTTCCTGCTCTACGCCGTGTACTTTCACCGCTACCCGGAAGCCTTTCACAGCGGGGGCAAGGTCCTGGACCGCATCCACGGCACGGTGAACACCGTGGTGCTGATTACCAGCAGTCTGTTCGTGGCGTGCAGCGTATCCGACCTGCAACGCGGGAACAAAAAACGCGCCCGCCTGCTGCTGTTGGCCACCGTGGTCTGCGCCCTCATCTTTCTGGTCATCAAATATTTTGAGTGGAGCGCCAAAATCCACCACGGCATCTACCCCAACGGCCCGGAACTGGTGAAGCTCCCGCCCGGCGAGATGCTCTTTTTCAACCTCTATTACATGATGACGGGGTTGCACGGCATCCACGTCATCATCGGCGGTGCGGCCATTATCTGGGTTTGGCAGCGCATCGGTACGGGAGCCGTCACCCGCGAACAGCCCGTGGTCCTGGAAAACGTGGGCCTGTACTGGCACCTCGTGGACTTAGTTTGGATTTATCTGTTCCCGCTGTTTTATCTGGTGGTGTAA
- a CDS encoding Caa(3)-type oxidase, subunit IV: MTTTTEHEQHILSFGANLAVWAALMVLTAITVAVAYMDLAFLHVVVALSVATVKAGLVILYFMHVKYASLTVRAMLFTAFLLLAIAIGLTFFDVAYR; encoded by the coding sequence ATGACCACTACGACTGAACACGAACAGCATATCCTTTCATTCGGCGCGAACCTGGCCGTGTGGGCGGCGCTGATGGTACTGACGGCCATTACCGTTGCCGTGGCGTATATGGACCTGGCTTTTCTGCATGTGGTGGTGGCGCTCAGCGTGGCCACGGTCAAGGCCGGGCTGGTGATTTTGTACTTCATGCACGTGAAGTATGCTTCGCTTACGGTGCGGGCCATGCTGTTCACGGCTTTTTTGCTGTTGGCCATTGCCATTGGCCTCACTTTTTTTGATGTGGCGTACAGGTAA
- a CDS encoding Proprionate catabolism activator, Fis family: MIRLGVIAPDMDTLDRVPFLAAELGLTSCEIVLARMEEAVPVARSMEQNGIDVIVCRGSTCELLERSRLRTPLVNIPLSIYDISIMLANAKALTGLDRPRIAVVTYPRINLDIQGMARFLDTDTRLYPSGYTKASVQASARQAAQDKADVVVGGLTTLEALANYDVKVIPYVSSDSSISQALLEARQIALARRLEQERALQLKAVVDTTKDGIVVLDSLGRIQLTNENAIRLLGIPQDWANKSLPGLCPQLKLNNCLDGGDTLADELVHIQSTPLLVSLIPIVRQNRASGAVLRCQPAREIVELEAKIRKKLPEKGLVAHYGFSDIAGTSPQILSARSRAKIFAATSDPVLITGETGTGKELFAQGMHLASARRDGPFVAINCAALPPALLESELFGYEDGAFTGASRKGKAGLFELAHRGTIFLDEISGLDQYGQTRLLRVLQEGNVLRLGGDKYQHVDFRVIAASNEDLFTLSSSGAFRKDLFYRLSVLRLSLPSLRERMGDIIYLARHFARQLRQGKEADFSTRALARLAAHDWPGNVRELQQVIKRLCLLFHDRPVFEEEDVLAALELSAPRDAVSREVPGPENALKDRGAAARDEILRALSLCGNKQKEAARMLGINASTLYRSMKRLGLRKVVA; the protein is encoded by the coding sequence ATGATACGACTGGGTGTTATCGCTCCGGACATGGATACGCTGGACAGAGTTCCTTTTCTCGCGGCCGAGCTGGGCCTGACGTCTTGTGAAATAGTCCTCGCCCGCATGGAGGAGGCTGTGCCCGTGGCGCGCAGCATGGAGCAGAATGGCATCGACGTCATAGTCTGTCGCGGCTCGACATGTGAATTGCTTGAGCGGAGCCGGCTGCGCACCCCATTGGTCAACATCCCACTCAGTATTTACGACATCAGCATCATGCTCGCCAACGCCAAGGCCCTGACCGGCCTCGACCGGCCGCGGATAGCTGTCGTCACGTATCCCCGTATTAATCTCGACATCCAGGGCATGGCGAGGTTTTTGGATACCGATACCAGGCTGTACCCCAGCGGGTATACGAAGGCGTCCGTCCAGGCTTCCGCCCGCCAAGCCGCCCAGGACAAAGCCGATGTCGTCGTCGGCGGCCTGACGACGCTGGAAGCCCTGGCGAACTATGATGTCAAGGTCATTCCCTACGTCAGCAGCGACAGTTCCATTTCCCAGGCACTTCTCGAGGCGCGCCAGATCGCCTTGGCGCGCAGGCTTGAACAGGAGCGGGCATTGCAGCTCAAAGCCGTCGTGGACACGACCAAGGACGGCATCGTCGTTCTGGATTCCCTCGGCCGCATACAATTAACGAACGAGAACGCCATACGTCTGCTCGGCATCCCGCAGGACTGGGCGAACAAGAGTCTGCCCGGCCTCTGTCCCCAGTTGAAGCTGAACAACTGCCTTGACGGGGGCGATACGCTCGCCGACGAGCTGGTCCATATCCAATCAACGCCGCTCTTGGTCAGCCTTATCCCCATTGTCCGGCAGAACAGGGCCAGCGGGGCGGTCCTGCGCTGCCAGCCGGCCAGGGAGATCGTGGAACTTGAGGCTAAGATACGGAAAAAACTCCCGGAAAAGGGGCTGGTGGCGCACTATGGTTTTTCGGATATCGCGGGAACCTCGCCGCAAATCCTGTCCGCCCGTTCACGGGCGAAAATTTTTGCGGCCACATCCGACCCGGTGCTGATAACCGGAGAAACCGGAACGGGGAAAGAACTTTTCGCCCAAGGAATGCACCTTGCCAGCGCCCGGCGGGACGGGCCGTTTGTGGCGATAAACTGCGCGGCCTTGCCTCCGGCCTTGTTGGAATCCGAACTTTTCGGCTACGAGGACGGCGCGTTTACCGGAGCAAGCCGCAAGGGCAAGGCAGGTCTGTTCGAGTTGGCTCACCGGGGGACGATTTTCCTGGACGAAATATCCGGCCTTGACCAGTACGGGCAGACACGGCTTCTGCGCGTTCTGCAGGAGGGCAATGTGCTGCGCCTGGGCGGGGACAAATACCAGCACGTCGATTTCAGGGTTATCGCGGCTTCCAACGAGGATCTTTTCACGCTGAGCAGCAGCGGCGCTTTCCGCAAGGATCTTTTTTACCGGCTGAGCGTGCTGCGGCTGAGCCTGCCATCCCTGCGGGAAAGAATGGGGGACATCATCTATCTGGCCAGGCATTTCGCACGCCAGCTCAGGCAGGGCAAGGAGGCCGATTTCAGTACCCGCGCCCTGGCCCGGTTGGCGGCGCACGACTGGCCGGGGAACGTCCGGGAGTTGCAGCAGGTCATCAAACGGCTCTGTCTCCTTTTTCATGACAGACCCGTCTTTGAGGAAGAGGACGTTTTGGCCGCGCTTGAATTGTCGGCGCCGCGAGACGCAGTATCCCGGGAAGTCCCGGGACCGGAAAACGCGCTAAAGGACAGAGGGGCGGCCGCGCGGGATGAAATACTCCGGGCCCTGAGCCTTTGCGGCAACAAACAAAAGGAAGCCGCACGCATGCTCGGCATAAATGCGAGCACTCTTTACAGAAGCATGAAACGGCTCGGCCTCCGGAAAGTCGTGGCCTGA
- the ctaB gene encoding Protoheme IX farnesyltransferase: MTSRLAILTQRLHDARTLVRDTVSLMVAASAAFGYLLERPVIDAGFAWTLTGAMLVTGGCSAWNQLQEKDLDALIPRTRNRPLVQGRVSPAFALVLGIVCFGAGTACLYAAGGLAPASLAFVVAGLYNGLYTPLKRVSGFALLAGAVVGALPPVLGWLCAGGGIFAPELALLYGVYLLWQVPHFWMRAERDSEAYAAAKLPLPPVQFSGPGYRRLLRLWFQAYAAAVLLLPVFPLLHGPAARIVLGLLGMALFVGGGLLLRPGSGTPERRYALQLTDGGLAAAMLVVVLDRLMVFG, encoded by the coding sequence ATGACTTCACGTCTGGCTATTCTGACACAACGCCTGCATGACGCCCGCACGCTGGTCCGGGATACGGTTTCGCTGATGGTGGCGGCTTCCGCCGCCTTCGGGTACCTGCTGGAACGGCCGGTTATAGACGCGGGTTTCGCCTGGACCTTGACCGGCGCCATGCTGGTCACAGGCGGGTGTTCCGCCTGGAATCAGCTGCAGGAAAAGGACCTGGACGCGCTTATCCCCCGCACCCGGAACCGTCCTCTGGTTCAGGGCCGCGTCAGTCCGGCTTTCGCGCTGGTTTTGGGGATCGTCTGCTTCGGGGCGGGCACGGCCTGCCTCTATGCGGCCGGGGGCCTTGCGCCCGCGTCTTTGGCTTTCGTCGTGGCCGGGCTGTACAACGGGCTGTATACGCCGCTCAAGCGTGTCAGCGGTTTCGCGCTGCTCGCGGGCGCGGTCGTGGGCGCGTTGCCGCCCGTGCTGGGTTGGCTGTGCGCCGGGGGCGGTATTTTCGCCCCGGAGCTGGCTCTGCTTTATGGCGTGTATCTGCTCTGGCAGGTACCGCATTTCTGGATGCGCGCCGAGCGGGACAGCGAAGCCTACGCCGCCGCCAAGCTCCCCCTGCCGCCCGTGCAGTTCAGCGGGCCGGGCTACCGCCGTCTCCTGCGCTTGTGGTTCCAGGCTTACGCTGCCGCCGTGCTGCTGCTGCCCGTCTTCCCTCTGCTGCACGGTCCTGCGGCCAGGATCGTCCTGGGGCTGCTGGGCATGGCTCTTTTTGTGGGTGGGGGTCTGTTGCTGCGTCCAGGAAGCGGCACGCCGGAACGCCGTTATGCGCTGCAACTCACGGACGGCGGTCTGGCCGCCGCCATGCTGGTGGTTGTGCTGGATCGATTGATGGTGTTTGGGTAA
- a CDS encoding Cytochrome aa3-type quinol oxidase subunit II (fragment) encodes MYRDSLSPVQHVDFAFYLLFGFSFAVLLILTACACWFIWRYHHTRHPKAEDIRGNVKAEVLWTLVPSLVIMGLFYYGWVGYQALRTVPDGSLDVNVTARMWSWTFTYPNNKHSNVLVVPVGQPVKLTLTTRDVIHSFFAPAFRIKMDTVPGMETYAWFKAQRPGDYDVFCAEYCGDKHAAMLATIRAVSREDFDAWLAESATGPDAGQKLMDAQGCFSCHSVDGSPGAGPTFKGAFGHKIKVLVGKTRTEIVVDENYLIESIVKPGAKITEGYEDIMPPYTDFTKEQLDSMIDYIKSLGEEQK; translated from the coding sequence ATGTATCGCGATTCCCTCTCCCCGGTGCAGCATGTGGATTTCGCCTTTTATCTGCTGTTCGGCTTTTCTTTTGCCGTGCTGCTCATTCTGACGGCCTGCGCCTGCTGGTTCATCTGGCGCTACCACCATACCCGGCACCCCAAGGCCGAGGACATCCGGGGCAACGTCAAGGCGGAAGTGCTGTGGACGTTGGTGCCCAGCCTGGTAATCATGGGCCTGTTCTATTACGGTTGGGTGGGCTACCAGGCCCTGCGCACCGTGCCGGACGGATCGCTGGACGTGAACGTCACGGCCCGCATGTGGTCCTGGACCTTCACCTATCCCAACAACAAGCATAGCAACGTGCTGGTGGTCCCTGTGGGCCAACCGGTCAAGCTGACCCTTACGACCAGGGACGTGATCCACAGCTTTTTCGCGCCCGCCTTCCGCATCAAGATGGACACGGTGCCGGGAATGGAAACCTACGCCTGGTTCAAGGCCCAGCGCCCGGGCGACTACGACGTCTTTTGCGCGGAATACTGCGGCGACAAGCACGCGGCCATGCTGGCCACCATCCGGGCGGTGAGCCGGGAGGATTTCGACGCCTGGCTGGCGGAAAGCGCCACCGGTCCGGACGCCGGGCAGAAACTGATGGATGCGCAGGGCTGCTTCTCCTGCCATTCCGTGGACGGCAGCCCCGGCGCGGGCCCGACCTTCAAGGGCGCGTTCGGCCACAAGATCAAGGTGTTGGTGGGCAAGACCCGTACGGAAATCGTGGTGGACGAAAACTATCTGATCGAGTCCATCGTCAAGCCCGGCGCCAAAATTACCGAAGGCTACGAAGACATCATGCCGCCCTATACGGACTTTACCAAAGAGCAATTGGACAGCATGATAGACTATATAAAAAGCCTCGGAGAAGAACAGAAATGA
- a CDS encoding conserved membrane hypothetical protein (Evidence 4 : Homologs of previously reported genes of unknown function), translating into MTLWIHPLMQAAATLLGIYVLHLGLQRARSNHLGRKIPFAWKDHVRWGRWAIGLWMLGTLGGIVVARLEWGVFLATGTHAQVGLVFFALALFGYLSGHIMDKERKRRATLPLVHGLVNLTLVALALWQAWTGWAFLP; encoded by the coding sequence ATGACGCTTTGGATACACCCCTTGATGCAAGCGGCGGCGACGCTGCTGGGTATATATGTGCTCCACCTGGGCTTGCAGCGGGCGCGGAGCAACCACCTGGGGCGGAAGATTCCCTTTGCCTGGAAAGACCACGTGCGCTGGGGCCGCTGGGCCATAGGGCTGTGGATGCTGGGCACGCTGGGCGGCATAGTCGTGGCCCGCCTGGAATGGGGCGTGTTTCTGGCCACCGGCACCCACGCTCAGGTGGGGCTGGTCTTTTTTGCCCTGGCACTGTTCGGCTACCTTTCCGGCCACATCATGGACAAGGAAAGGAAGCGCCGCGCGACGCTTCCCTTGGTCCACGGCCTGGTGAACCTGACGCTGGTGGCCCTGGCCCTCTGGCAGGCCTGGACCGGCTGGGCCTTCTTGCCGTAG
- a CDS encoding 3-hydroxyisobutyrate dehydrogenase: protein MEKQSGTRLGFIGLGKMGASMAKNLIARGFSLAVNDISEDRLAELASIGAAVARDSRELASCPVIILCLPGNNQVREILTGGNGLLPLLNPGQTVLDMSTTTVSFAREMHALFAAKGVRLLDAPISGGLGGARDGTLTIMAGGERDTFDRALPYFSAMGKNILYMGGPGCGQLTKAVNNVLYNISMAALAEVVPIAIASGLDPKQITEVINSSTGRSFCSEFFLPRILRREFTGAYAMGSAYKDMINLGEIALYEAIPAPVIEAATLTYKTALRKGYGDQDKSAMMLLFEDLLNVKLAEK from the coding sequence ATGGAAAAGCAATCAGGAACCCGGCTCGGTTTCATCGGCTTGGGCAAGATGGGCGCAAGCATGGCCAAAAACCTTATTGCACGCGGATTTTCCCTGGCCGTCAACGATATTTCGGAAGACCGCCTCGCGGAGCTTGCCTCCATAGGAGCGGCTGTTGCGCGGGACAGCCGCGAACTCGCTTCCTGCCCCGTCATTATCCTCTGCCTGCCGGGCAACAACCAGGTCCGCGAGATCCTGACCGGCGGAAACGGCCTGTTGCCGTTGCTGAATCCGGGCCAGACCGTGCTGGATATGAGCACCACCACGGTTTCCTTTGCCAGGGAAATGCATGCATTATTCGCGGCAAAAGGCGTTCGTCTGCTGGACGCGCCTATTTCCGGCGGGCTTGGCGGGGCAAGAGACGGCACCCTGACCATAATGGCCGGCGGGGAAAGAGACACCTTTGACAGGGCGCTGCCGTATTTTTCCGCCATGGGCAAGAACATCCTGTACATGGGCGGGCCGGGATGCGGCCAGCTTACCAAAGCCGTGAACAACGTGCTCTATAACATCAGCATGGCGGCCCTTGCGGAAGTGGTCCCCATAGCCATCGCTTCCGGGCTTGATCCCAAGCAGATCACCGAAGTGATAAATTCCAGCACCGGCCGTAGTTTTTGCTCGGAGTTCTTCCTTCCCCGCATCCTGCGGCGAGAGTTCACCGGAGCCTATGCCATGGGCAGCGCATACAAGGACATGATCAACCTGGGGGAAATAGCTTTGTACGAAGCCATCCCCGCCCCCGTTATCGAAGCGGCCACCCTCACGTACAAGACAGCGCTTCGCAAAGGCTACGGCGATCAGGACAAGAGCGCCATGATGCTCCTTTTCGAAGATCTTCTGAATGTCAAGCTTGCGGAAAAGTGA